AAATCTGTACAATgaatattgttataaattacagttGCACTCATGTAAATTACTTTTTTCAGCCACTGTTAAGTTAGCACAAACAGCAGATGCAGATAATGAAGAAGAAGCAGTTGTTGTCAATATGCAAGAACCAGTCAAACTAACATTTTCATGTCGTTACCTTAATTGTTTCATAAAGGCTGGGCCTTTATGTGCACAAGTACAACTATCAATGTCTAATGATGTGCCCCTAGTATGTGAATACAAAATTGGAGATATTGGACATATTAGATATTATTTGGCACCAAAAATTGATGATGatgaagaaaattaaatttttatacactTTCAAACTTTTAAGCATCTTTTTTAGTGTATAAGTCAATAACATcataaatataatgtattataGCACTGCTTTAATTTCATGTATTTTGATTTTCTTGTTCATGTATTTATCGTATTATTAAAGATTAAGTATATTTCGAGATTTTACTAAAAACAGAATGATATTATTGCTTAgataaaaaaaagatatattttaatattcattatTGAGGAACGATTAAGgataattaaaaatactttgaaggtcatatatttaaattttacatttaaaagTCATTTGGCTCGTCACAGTGTTAGCGTAACGTAGAATTGACACTTAGATTCATAATAGAGTGACACGATCATGATTAACATGGTAATGTGGTGTCATTCTTATAAGATTCATATTGTTACCGTTTGATAAACTGTGACAATATTTTGATAATATTGCGTTTTTTACATGTAAGAACTCAATATATTTCCAAAACATTTGATAAATTTTGAATTATGTGTTACTTCTTACATCCTAGCCTAATTAAAGTTTAAATTTTTCacttatttttaattatcttaTTTCTTATACCTTTTGTGTATAAGCtagtttaatataaaaatacatgatTAGTTTACGAGCTGAGGGAGTAAGTGGGCTACCGTGGATGGAATAGCCTAGAAGTATACAGTTAAATCTTACATAATTTGGATCTCGTATAGTtactaaataattatatattaatcaaTAGATGTTGATTTATACTATGAATTATTTCACACGCACATACTGCGAAGACTTGTATATCGTTAATCCTTATTCTTACGCATTTAAATGAAACTTTTaatcaaaataaatatttttcatatcctGTTCTATGTTCAAGAAATGAATTTAAGTAGCAACGAAACATGACACTTTGGCAATAGTAATCAGCCTCTTTGGTTTTAAAGCCCTGGTATTGCTTTTGTGTTCTTAACATAATAGCTTCGCACTTAAAATTAAAGCCAttatttttgtacataataaaATGATCAAGACACATTCACATTAGTAAATTACACTCACGTATAATTATTGAATTTAATGGAAAAAGAGAATACTGAAGTTACTCAtctaaattgtaataaaactaATCAAGCTGTTAATATCTGCTCATTTTCAAAGAAGATGCCACGCGCATCGATAACATTTAATTATTTGGACCAATTTGACATGCTTATGCGAGATTATCCATGCATATACTGTTCTTTCAgtctataaatataattttaaaaagtatGAGATGTCACGTGACATTTACTCTATGAATGAAGTATCAACAAGTAAAAGAACATGTACAATTGAAAAATTATGTAAGGGCTTAAGCATTCGTGTTGCCATTACTCCCATATAAGCTGGGATGTACATACTTGTCATGCAATGTCCTTAAATGCCTTAGTAAATTACTTTTTACGTTAAAGCCTTTTTGACAATAGGAACAAAGAAAAGGCCTTTCCCCTGTATGCGTTCTTTGGTGAATTACCATGGATGCATGGCTTGGAAATTCTTTTTTACAAATGTTGCACAATTTTTGGTGACTTTGAAGCTTTCTTTGTTTAGGAGGCGCCGAGTTATTCATCACAGCTAACTGCTCTTCTGTATGTTCTGTCTGTATATGGCGTACCCATTCTTGAGGCGTTATGTACATGTCACCACAAAGATCACATTTTAAAGGTGGAAAATCCTTGCTGTCGTCATCCACCTCGCCCTGTAAAAATAATGCATACGATGATAATTTTATTCAACATCCAAGATATTAAGTGATATTTTGTTGTTCTTACCTTTCTCCTTCTTCTCCTACCTTCGGCTATATCAGCGTGTGTCAATTCAATGTGTCTTACCCAATCCGATGGCTGGTGAAATGTTTGACTGCACATGTCGCATGTTAACGGGGTGTATTCTTCCTCTTCATCTGCGCTATGTACGATTTCCTATAATGAtttgtattatataattttttttactaAAGGAAACTTTTTGCACATCTTTTATTCAAGAGAATGTTTTCAAAATACTACGCACCGGTTTTATATCGATCTCATGATCTATCGTTAATGAATCCGATGGATCATCCATAGCTTCTTCCCAAATTGGTTCATCTTTCACTAAAAGATCCAGGTTCAATTCGGTCTAAAACATGtaatgaaatgaaaatattttattcgatatgatAAATTCTATTAGATAATATCATCTTACGTTTTCACCATCTTCGCTTTTAGATTTGTTAGATTCCACATCGCTGTTagtaattcttctttttttcccatTGGTCTCCAGATTTTCGTTATTCTTACTCTGTTCGATATTCTTATTTTCCTCCAAAACTTTCGATTCTGGTTCGCTAATCTTCTCCTCGATTTTCTCAGTACTCTTTCTCTCTGAGGTAGGTTTCTGAACGTCATTTTGCATTGGCGTCTGTTGCGCattttcgacaattttctcTGTACTTGGTTGAACCAATTTGATTTTTTGAATTTGACCGGTTAAAGGTGGCTGTTCCCGTTTGTCTCGATCCACCTTCTGGCTATTCGATTGtacattctcctttttactTCCGCTGTTGGATCTCCATAAACCGCGTACACGCAGTATATCACCTGCTTTTAATACACCTTCTAATTGATCATTTGTCACGGTAGCTTCACCGCTGTACATGTATTGAATCAGAATTTTTAATGTGCGATATCCAATTTCTGTTGGTAATAcctgcaatataatgttacactatTGACTTATCTCGTATGATTTATATATTAACAGATCAGTAATGGAATAAGGAAAGATATACGAACCACAATTATTGGAGCGTTCGTATTTGCACCGAAATGACATGTTTGAAAAATGTGACTGAGATACGACGAACAAGCGGCAAGGACAAATCGATGAGCCGCCACGTGCCGGCCACAGGACGTTGCTAACAAGACATCTGCGAAGGATTCTGAATGGAGTAACGTCGCGACAGAGCTGTGCAGATGCGCGCCATAACTGTGCCATTTAAGTTGATAATTCTCCGAAGGAACGATGGCCATGTTTTCTGTATCATTAACAAACAGAAAAAAAACATTCTGTTACAGATTTTGTTAGAGAACGATATCTATGTAGTAATACACATATTCCATTGTTGTATTTGTTAAGCCTGTTGCGTCGACCGCGTTACGTTTATATTCGTATAATTCTTGTATCGTGCATTTCTAAAAAaggaatttataaaataatacacaATAAAAGATTAATAGACATTTGGAAATACAAAAAGATAACGATCTGTTTCAATGGAGCTTAATAATTCTAATAATCTTGCAAAAGTACTATTAGATACTAAGAAAAGTAGTATCTCGTATATTATTGTTCCTTTAATAATTGTATATCATTTCAATAGTAAACAAATAATCGTCATTTCATGATGATTATTATCGATTATCAGATTACTAATATTATATTCGAATATAATTGTCGAAGACACTTCGTTtgcaaatttcttttcttttcatcgAACTCGGATCGCGGCGTCGAATGTTTTCCAATATATACGTTTCCGTTACTAAAATCACAGAAAAAAACATCACGAGGAAAATTCCTTTGATTACTTATGATGCAGGTTGGCTCGATTTCAATACAATATTAAACAGATTCGAACGGAGAACGGAGCATCGATGATAATGAAATAATTACGCACTCTCTTCAGCACCCCACATTCACACCCTTATCTGAATCCTCGTTAACGTTCGTTCAACGATCGTGTGCACGTTGTACATAATGTCtttggaaaaaataatcttacgCGGGACGAAACGTCGTTGTCGCACTCGAAAATCAACGATCTTAGATCGTTTCCATAGCGAGGATCATTGATTGCTCAGCGCGTAAACGGTTGCATGATATTGCCGCTCGTCGCACGAACGTCGAACCGCAAAGAACTAAAAATCTCGGCTGCGAAACGTTTTACAGCGCGTCGTTACGTTGTCAACG
The Bombus affinis isolate iyBomAffi1 chromosome 2, iyBomAffi1.2, whole genome shotgun sequence genome window above contains:
- the LOC126913904 gene encoding zinc finger protein 271 isoform X1, encoding MNYLQRDSSEHRCILFENMAIVPSENYQLKWHSYGAHLHSSVATLLHSESFADVLLATSCGRHVAAHRFVLAACSSYLSHIFQTCHFGANTNAPIIVVLPTEIGYRTLKILIQYMYSGEATVTNDQLEGVLKAGDILRVRGLWRSNSGSKKENVQSNSQKVDRDKREQPPLTGQIQKIKLVQPSTEKIVENAQQTPMQNDVQKPTSERKSTEKIEEKISEPESKVLEENKNIEQSKNNENLETNGKKRRITNSDVESNKSKSEDGENTELNLDLLVKDEPIWEEAMDDPSDSLTIDHEIDIKPEIVHSADEEEEYTPLTCDMCSQTFHQPSDWVRHIELTHADIAEGRRRRRKGEVDDDSKDFPPLKCDLCGDMYITPQEWVRHIQTEHTEEQLAVMNNSAPPKQRKLQSHQKLCNICKKEFPSHASMVIHQRTHTGERPFLCSYCQKGFNVKSNLLRHLRTLHDKYVHPSLYGSNGNTNA
- the LOC126913904 gene encoding zinc finger protein 271 isoform X3, whose product is MSSENMAIVPSENYQLKWHSYGAHLHSSVATLLHSESFADVLLATSCGRHVAAHRFVLAACSSYLSHIFQTCHFGANTNAPIIVVLPTEIGYRTLKILIQYMYSGEATVTNDQLEGVLKAGDILRVRGLWRSNSGSKKENVQSNSQKVDRDKREQPPLTGQIQKIKLVQPSTEKIVENAQQTPMQNDVQKPTSERKSTEKIEEKISEPESKVLEENKNIEQSKNNENLETNGKKRRITNSDVESNKSKSEDGENTELNLDLLVKDEPIWEEAMDDPSDSLTIDHEIDIKPEIVHSADEEEEYTPLTCDMCSQTFHQPSDWVRHIELTHADIAEGRRRRRKGEVDDDSKDFPPLKCDLCGDMYITPQEWVRHIQTEHTEEQLAVMNNSAPPKQRKLQSHQKLCNICKKEFPSHASMVIHQRTHTGERPFLCSYCQKGFNVKSNLLRHLRTLHDKYVHPSLYGSNGNTNA
- the LOC126913904 gene encoding zinc finger protein 271 isoform X2, with translation MWGAEEKNMAIVPSENYQLKWHSYGAHLHSSVATLLHSESFADVLLATSCGRHVAAHRFVLAACSSYLSHIFQTCHFGANTNAPIIVVLPTEIGYRTLKILIQYMYSGEATVTNDQLEGVLKAGDILRVRGLWRSNSGSKKENVQSNSQKVDRDKREQPPLTGQIQKIKLVQPSTEKIVENAQQTPMQNDVQKPTSERKSTEKIEEKISEPESKVLEENKNIEQSKNNENLETNGKKRRITNSDVESNKSKSEDGENTELNLDLLVKDEPIWEEAMDDPSDSLTIDHEIDIKPEIVHSADEEEEYTPLTCDMCSQTFHQPSDWVRHIELTHADIAEGRRRRRKGEVDDDSKDFPPLKCDLCGDMYITPQEWVRHIQTEHTEEQLAVMNNSAPPKQRKLQSHQKLCNICKKEFPSHASMVIHQRTHTGERPFLCSYCQKGFNVKSNLLRHLRTLHDKYVHPSLYGSNGNTNA
- the LOC126913904 gene encoding zinc finger protein 271 isoform X4 — protein: MAIVPSENYQLKWHSYGAHLHSSVATLLHSESFADVLLATSCGRHVAAHRFVLAACSSYLSHIFQTCHFGANTNAPIIVVLPTEIGYRTLKILIQYMYSGEATVTNDQLEGVLKAGDILRVRGLWRSNSGSKKENVQSNSQKVDRDKREQPPLTGQIQKIKLVQPSTEKIVENAQQTPMQNDVQKPTSERKSTEKIEEKISEPESKVLEENKNIEQSKNNENLETNGKKRRITNSDVESNKSKSEDGENTELNLDLLVKDEPIWEEAMDDPSDSLTIDHEIDIKPEIVHSADEEEEYTPLTCDMCSQTFHQPSDWVRHIELTHADIAEGRRRRRKGEVDDDSKDFPPLKCDLCGDMYITPQEWVRHIQTEHTEEQLAVMNNSAPPKQRKLQSHQKLCNICKKEFPSHASMVIHQRTHTGERPFLCSYCQKGFNVKSNLLRHLRTLHDKYVHPSLYGSNGNTNA